Proteins found in one Odontesthes bonariensis isolate fOdoBon6 chromosome 11, fOdoBon6.hap1, whole genome shotgun sequence genomic segment:
- the LOC142391550 gene encoding NACHT, LRR and PYD domains-containing protein 3-like isoform X2, producing the protein MDQSEDTKTSLCGEHESQSKAQRNQPEPETEPEPEPEPEPEPEPEPEPEPSCVSFKSDRSKDWFIDFHHDVPSAQQVDQQSSEGPSGPSAQQHQTQLDSIFMLLEDNMLTFVKEELKKMQKALSPDYPECLESQREGEDEEQRSSREALVKITAHFLRRMKQEELADRLQSNLCGRKLKCALKKKFQCVFEGIPKAGKPTLLNQIYTELYITEGGTGEVNDEHEVRQIEAASRKAGRAETSIRQEDIFKGPPGRDEPIRTVMTKGVAGIGKTVLTQKFTLDWAEGKANQDIQFMFPFTFRELNVLRERKFSLVELVHHFFTETKAAGICSFEQFQVVFIFDGLDECRLPLDFHSKERLTNATEPTSVDVLLTNLIRGELLPSARLWITTRPAAANQIPAGCVGMVTEVRGFTDPQKEEYFRKRFRDEEQASRIISHIQTSRSLHIMCHIPVFCWITATVLEDVLDTREGAELPSTLTEMYIHFLVVQAKVKKLKYDGGAETDPHWSPESRKMIESLGKLAFEQLQKGNLIFYESDLTECGIDISAASVYSGVFTQIFREERGLYQEKVFCFIHLSVQEFLAALHVHLTFINSGLNLMGKNEKSKRPKVLDLNYLNQCAVNRALKSPNGHLDLFLRFLLGLSLQTNQKLLRGLLTQTGSSSQTNQETVRYIKKKISDNLSAERSINLFHCLNELNDRSLVEEIQQALSSGSLSTDKLSPAQWSALVFILLSSGKHLDVFDLKKYSASEEALLRLLPVVKASNKALLSSCILSAEGCAAVSSALSSQSSSLTELGLSIYGSGVKQLSDGLQSPHCNLEALRLSVCNLSDEGCAAVSSALSSQSSSLTQLDLSNNNLQDSGVKQVSAGLQSPNCRLETLSLSGCLITEEGCASLAEAVTSNPSHLRELDLSYNHPGASGEKLLRAALKDPHTLRVEPAGERWLTPGLRKYSCQLTIDTNTVNRDLKLSDNNRKVTHVEVQSYPDHPDRFGGCLQLLCRNVLTGRCYWEVEWRRGVYISVSYRGISRRGGGRDCVFGWNDQSWSLICSDGGKYSVCHNNRRTPISSSSSSSSSSSVSNRAAVYVDRPAGTLSFYRVSSDTLIHLHTFSTTFTEEPLHPGFGSWSPGSWLSLC; encoded by the exons atggatcagagtgaggacactaaaacctctctgtgtggggaacatgagagccagagcaaagctcagag gaacCAACCAGAGCCTGaaacagaacctgaaccagaacctgaacctgaaccagaaccagagcctgAACCAGagcctgaacccagctgtgtgtcctttaagagcgacCGGTCGAAGGATTGGTTCATTGATTTCCATCATGATGTTCCATCGGCCCAGCA agtggaccagcagagctcagagggtcccagtggtccgtctgcccagcagcatcaaacacagctggactccatatttatg ctgctggaggacaacatgctcacttttgtgaaggaggagctgaagaagatgcagaaggctctgagtccagattacccagaatgcttagagagtcagagggagggtgaggatgaagagcagaggagcagcagagaggcattagtgaagatcacagctcacttcctgaggagaatgaagcaggaggagctggctgaccgtctgcagagca ATCTTTGTGGACGTAAACTTAAAtgtgctctgaagaagaagttccagtgtgtgtttgaggggattcctaaagcaggaaagccaacccttctgaatcagatctacacagagctctacatcacagagggagggaccggagaggtcaatgatgaacatgaggtcagacagattgaagcagcatccaggaaagcaggcagagcagaaacatccatcagacaagaagacatctttaaaggcccacctggaagagatgaaccaatcagaacagtgatgacaaagggagtggctggcattgggaaaacagtcttaacacagaagttcactctggactgggctgaaggcaaagccaaccaggacatccagttcatgtttccattcactttcagagagctgaatgtgctgagagagagaaagttcagcttggtggaacttgttcatcacttctttactgagaccaaagcagcaggaatctgcagctttgaacagttccaggttgtgttcatctttgacggtctggatgagtgtcgacttcctctggacttccacagcaaggagcGCCTGACTaatgctacagagcccacctcagtggatgtgctgctgacaaacctcatcaggggggagctgcttccctctgctcgcctctggataaccacacgacctgcagcggccaatcagatccctgctggctgtgttggcatggtgacagaggtcagagggttcactgacccacagaaggaggagtacttcaggaagagattcagagatgaggagcaggccagcaggatcatctcccacatccagacatcacgaagcctccacatcatgtgccacatcccggtcttctgctggatcactgctacagttctggaggatgtgttggacaccagagagggagcagagctgcccagcaccctgactgagatgtacatccacttcctggtggttcaggccaaagtgaagaagctcaagtatgatggaggagctgagacagatccacactggagtccagagagcaggaagatgattgagtctctgggaaaactggcttttgagcagctgcagaaaggaaacctgatcttctatgaatcagacctgacagagtgtggcatcgatatctcagcagcctcagtgtactcaggagtgttcacacagatctttagagaggagagagggctgtaccaggagaaggtgttctgcttcatccatctgagtgttcaggagtttctggctgctcttcatgtgcatctgaccttcatcaactctggactcaacctgatgggaaaaaatgaaaaatccaaGAGGCCTAAAGTACTTGATCTgaattatctcaatcaatgtgcTGTGAACAGGGCCTTAAagagtccaaatggacacctggacctgttcctccgcttcctcctgggtctttccctgcagaccaatcagaagctcctacgaggcctgctgacacagacaggaagtagctcacagaccaatcaggaaacagtccgttacatcaagaagaagatcagtgataatctgtctgcagagagaagcatcaatctgttccactgtctgaatgaactgaatgatcgttctctggtggaggagatccaacaggccctgagttcaggaagtctctccacagataaactgtctcctgctcagtggtcagctctggtcttcatcttactgtcatcaggaaaacatctggatgtgtttgacctgaagaagtactctgcttcagaggaggctcttctgaggctgctgccagtggtcaaagcctccaacaaagctct ACTGAGCAGCTGTATCCTCTCAGCTGAAGGATGTGCAGctgtgtcctcagctctcagctcccagtcctccagcctgacagaactgggccTGAGTATCTACggctcaggagtgaagcagctgtctgatggactgcagagtcctcactgtaacctggaagctctcag gctgagcgtctgtaacctctcagatgaaggatgtgcagctgtgtcctcagctctcagctcccagtcctccagcctgacacaactggacctgagtaacaacaacctgcaggattcaggggtgaagcaggtgtctgctggcctgcagagtccaaactgcagactggaaactctcag cctgtcaggctgtctgatcacagaggaaggctgtgcttctctggctgaagctgtgacctccaacccctcccatctgagagagctggacctgagctacaaccatccaggagcctcaggagagaagctgctgagggctgcactgaaggatccacacacactcag ggtggagcctgctggagaacgatggctgacaccagggctgaggaagt attcctgccaactcacaattgacacaaacacagtgaacagagacctgaaactgtctgacaacaacaggaaggtgacacatgtggaggttcagtcatatcctgatcatccagacaggtttgGTGGCTGTcttcagctgctgtgtagaaatgttctgactggtcgctgttactgggaggtcgagtggagaaGAGGAGTttatatatcagtgagttacagaggaatcagcaggagaggaggaggcagagactgtgtgtttggatggaatgatcagtcctggagtctgatctgctctgatggaggtaaatACTCTGTTTGTcacaataacagaagaacacccatctcctcctcctcctcctcctcctcctcctcctctgtctctaacagagcagcagtgtatgtggaccgtcctgctggcactctgtccttctacagagtctcctctgacacactgatccacctccacaccttcagcaccacattcactgaagaacctctgcatcctggatttgGATCCTGGTCACCTGGttcctggttgtctctgtgctga
- the LOC142391550 gene encoding NACHT, LRR and PYD domains-containing protein 3-like isoform X1, translating to MRARAKLRGTNQSLKQNLNQNLNLNQNQSLNQSLNPAVCPLRATGRRIGSLISIMMFHRPSSEITSSFQFHTPADVCLQSGRAATRGALTFLFMLCVTEQSVSSEVHRVDQQSSEGPSGPSAQQHQTQLDSIFMLLEDNMLTFVKEELKKMQKALSPDYPECLESQREGEDEEQRSSREALVKITAHFLRRMKQEELADRLQSNLCGRKLKCALKKKFQCVFEGIPKAGKPTLLNQIYTELYITEGGTGEVNDEHEVRQIEAASRKAGRAETSIRQEDIFKGPPGRDEPIRTVMTKGVAGIGKTVLTQKFTLDWAEGKANQDIQFMFPFTFRELNVLRERKFSLVELVHHFFTETKAAGICSFEQFQVVFIFDGLDECRLPLDFHSKERLTNATEPTSVDVLLTNLIRGELLPSARLWITTRPAAANQIPAGCVGMVTEVRGFTDPQKEEYFRKRFRDEEQASRIISHIQTSRSLHIMCHIPVFCWITATVLEDVLDTREGAELPSTLTEMYIHFLVVQAKVKKLKYDGGAETDPHWSPESRKMIESLGKLAFEQLQKGNLIFYESDLTECGIDISAASVYSGVFTQIFREERGLYQEKVFCFIHLSVQEFLAALHVHLTFINSGLNLMGKNEKSKRPKVLDLNYLNQCAVNRALKSPNGHLDLFLRFLLGLSLQTNQKLLRGLLTQTGSSSQTNQETVRYIKKKISDNLSAERSINLFHCLNELNDRSLVEEIQQALSSGSLSTDKLSPAQWSALVFILLSSGKHLDVFDLKKYSASEEALLRLLPVVKASNKALLSSCILSAEGCAAVSSALSSQSSSLTELGLSIYGSGVKQLSDGLQSPHCNLEALRLSVCNLSDEGCAAVSSALSSQSSSLTQLDLSNNNLQDSGVKQVSAGLQSPNCRLETLSLSGCLITEEGCASLAEAVTSNPSHLRELDLSYNHPGASGEKLLRAALKDPHTLRVEPAGERWLTPGLRKYSCQLTIDTNTVNRDLKLSDNNRKVTHVEVQSYPDHPDRFGGCLQLLCRNVLTGRCYWEVEWRRGVYISVSYRGISRRGGGRDCVFGWNDQSWSLICSDGGKYSVCHNNRRTPISSSSSSSSSSSVSNRAAVYVDRPAGTLSFYRVSSDTLIHLHTFSTTFTEEPLHPGFGSWSPGSWLSLC from the exons atgagagccagagcaaagctcagag gaacCAACCAGAGCCTGaaacagaacctgaaccagaacctgaacctgaaccagaaccagagcctgAACCAGagcctgaacccagctgtgtgtcctttaagagcgacCGGTCGAAGGATTGGTTCATTGATTTCCATCATGATGTTCCATCGGCCCAGCA GTGAAATTACATCCAGCTTCCAGTTTCACACACCTGCTGACGTCTGCCTGCAGAGTGGCAGAGCTGCCACAAGGGGAGCTCTAACATTCCTGTTCATGCTGTGTGTTACAGAGCAGTCAGTCTCCTCTGAAGTCCACAG agtggaccagcagagctcagagggtcccagtggtccgtctgcccagcagcatcaaacacagctggactccatatttatg ctgctggaggacaacatgctcacttttgtgaaggaggagctgaagaagatgcagaaggctctgagtccagattacccagaatgcttagagagtcagagggagggtgaggatgaagagcagaggagcagcagagaggcattagtgaagatcacagctcacttcctgaggagaatgaagcaggaggagctggctgaccgtctgcagagca ATCTTTGTGGACGTAAACTTAAAtgtgctctgaagaagaagttccagtgtgtgtttgaggggattcctaaagcaggaaagccaacccttctgaatcagatctacacagagctctacatcacagagggagggaccggagaggtcaatgatgaacatgaggtcagacagattgaagcagcatccaggaaagcaggcagagcagaaacatccatcagacaagaagacatctttaaaggcccacctggaagagatgaaccaatcagaacagtgatgacaaagggagtggctggcattgggaaaacagtcttaacacagaagttcactctggactgggctgaaggcaaagccaaccaggacatccagttcatgtttccattcactttcagagagctgaatgtgctgagagagagaaagttcagcttggtggaacttgttcatcacttctttactgagaccaaagcagcaggaatctgcagctttgaacagttccaggttgtgttcatctttgacggtctggatgagtgtcgacttcctctggacttccacagcaaggagcGCCTGACTaatgctacagagcccacctcagtggatgtgctgctgacaaacctcatcaggggggagctgcttccctctgctcgcctctggataaccacacgacctgcagcggccaatcagatccctgctggctgtgttggcatggtgacagaggtcagagggttcactgacccacagaaggaggagtacttcaggaagagattcagagatgaggagcaggccagcaggatcatctcccacatccagacatcacgaagcctccacatcatgtgccacatcccggtcttctgctggatcactgctacagttctggaggatgtgttggacaccagagagggagcagagctgcccagcaccctgactgagatgtacatccacttcctggtggttcaggccaaagtgaagaagctcaagtatgatggaggagctgagacagatccacactggagtccagagagcaggaagatgattgagtctctgggaaaactggcttttgagcagctgcagaaaggaaacctgatcttctatgaatcagacctgacagagtgtggcatcgatatctcagcagcctcagtgtactcaggagtgttcacacagatctttagagaggagagagggctgtaccaggagaaggtgttctgcttcatccatctgagtgttcaggagtttctggctgctcttcatgtgcatctgaccttcatcaactctggactcaacctgatgggaaaaaatgaaaaatccaaGAGGCCTAAAGTACTTGATCTgaattatctcaatcaatgtgcTGTGAACAGGGCCTTAAagagtccaaatggacacctggacctgttcctccgcttcctcctgggtctttccctgcagaccaatcagaagctcctacgaggcctgctgacacagacaggaagtagctcacagaccaatcaggaaacagtccgttacatcaagaagaagatcagtgataatctgtctgcagagagaagcatcaatctgttccactgtctgaatgaactgaatgatcgttctctggtggaggagatccaacaggccctgagttcaggaagtctctccacagataaactgtctcctgctcagtggtcagctctggtcttcatcttactgtcatcaggaaaacatctggatgtgtttgacctgaagaagtactctgcttcagaggaggctcttctgaggctgctgccagtggtcaaagcctccaacaaagctct ACTGAGCAGCTGTATCCTCTCAGCTGAAGGATGTGCAGctgtgtcctcagctctcagctcccagtcctccagcctgacagaactgggccTGAGTATCTACggctcaggagtgaagcagctgtctgatggactgcagagtcctcactgtaacctggaagctctcag gctgagcgtctgtaacctctcagatgaaggatgtgcagctgtgtcctcagctctcagctcccagtcctccagcctgacacaactggacctgagtaacaacaacctgcaggattcaggggtgaagcaggtgtctgctggcctgcagagtccaaactgcagactggaaactctcag cctgtcaggctgtctgatcacagaggaaggctgtgcttctctggctgaagctgtgacctccaacccctcccatctgagagagctggacctgagctacaaccatccaggagcctcaggagagaagctgctgagggctgcactgaaggatccacacacactcag ggtggagcctgctggagaacgatggctgacaccagggctgaggaagt attcctgccaactcacaattgacacaaacacagtgaacagagacctgaaactgtctgacaacaacaggaaggtgacacatgtggaggttcagtcatatcctgatcatccagacaggtttgGTGGCTGTcttcagctgctgtgtagaaatgttctgactggtcgctgttactgggaggtcgagtggagaaGAGGAGTttatatatcagtgagttacagaggaatcagcaggagaggaggaggcagagactgtgtgtttggatggaatgatcagtcctggagtctgatctgctctgatggaggtaaatACTCTGTTTGTcacaataacagaagaacacccatctcctcctcctcctcctcctcctcctcctcctctgtctctaacagagcagcagtgtatgtggaccgtcctgctggcactctgtccttctacagagtctcctctgacacactgatccacctccacaccttcagcaccacattcactgaagaacctctgcatcctggatttgGATCCTGGTCACCTGGttcctggttgtctctgtgctga
- the LOC142391550 gene encoding protein NLRC3-like isoform X3, giving the protein MLTFVKEELKKMQKALSPDYPECLESQREGEDEEQRSSREALVKITAHFLRRMKQEELADRLQSNLCGRKLKCALKKKFQCVFEGIPKAGKPTLLNQIYTELYITEGGTGEVNDEHEVRQIEAASRKAGRAETSIRQEDIFKGPPGRDEPIRTVMTKGVAGIGKTVLTQKFTLDWAEGKANQDIQFMFPFTFRELNVLRERKFSLVELVHHFFTETKAAGICSFEQFQVVFIFDGLDECRLPLDFHSKERLTNATEPTSVDVLLTNLIRGELLPSARLWITTRPAAANQIPAGCVGMVTEVRGFTDPQKEEYFRKRFRDEEQASRIISHIQTSRSLHIMCHIPVFCWITATVLEDVLDTREGAELPSTLTEMYIHFLVVQAKVKKLKYDGGAETDPHWSPESRKMIESLGKLAFEQLQKGNLIFYESDLTECGIDISAASVYSGVFTQIFREERGLYQEKVFCFIHLSVQEFLAALHVHLTFINSGLNLMGKNEKSKRPKVLDLNYLNQCAVNRALKSPNGHLDLFLRFLLGLSLQTNQKLLRGLLTQTGSSSQTNQETVRYIKKKISDNLSAERSINLFHCLNELNDRSLVEEIQQALSSGSLSTDKLSPAQWSALVFILLSSGKHLDVFDLKKYSASEEALLRLLPVVKASNKALLSSCILSAEGCAAVSSALSSQSSSLTELGLSIYGSGVKQLSDGLQSPHCNLEALRLSVCNLSDEGCAAVSSALSSQSSSLTQLDLSNNNLQDSGVKQVSAGLQSPNCRLETLSLSGCLITEEGCASLAEAVTSNPSHLRELDLSYNHPGASGEKLLRAALKDPHTLRVEPAGERWLTPGLRKYSCQLTIDTNTVNRDLKLSDNNRKVTHVEVQSYPDHPDRFGGCLQLLCRNVLTGRCYWEVEWRRGVYISVSYRGISRRGGGRDCVFGWNDQSWSLICSDGGKYSVCHNNRRTPISSSSSSSSSSSVSNRAAVYVDRPAGTLSFYRVSSDTLIHLHTFSTTFTEEPLHPGFGSWSPGSWLSLC; this is encoded by the exons atgctcacttttgtgaaggaggagctgaagaagatgcagaaggctctgagtccagattacccagaatgcttagagagtcagagggagggtgaggatgaagagcagaggagcagcagagaggcattagtgaagatcacagctcacttcctgaggagaatgaagcaggaggagctggctgaccgtctgcagagca ATCTTTGTGGACGTAAACTTAAAtgtgctctgaagaagaagttccagtgtgtgtttgaggggattcctaaagcaggaaagccaacccttctgaatcagatctacacagagctctacatcacagagggagggaccggagaggtcaatgatgaacatgaggtcagacagattgaagcagcatccaggaaagcaggcagagcagaaacatccatcagacaagaagacatctttaaaggcccacctggaagagatgaaccaatcagaacagtgatgacaaagggagtggctggcattgggaaaacagtcttaacacagaagttcactctggactgggctgaaggcaaagccaaccaggacatccagttcatgtttccattcactttcagagagctgaatgtgctgagagagagaaagttcagcttggtggaacttgttcatcacttctttactgagaccaaagcagcaggaatctgcagctttgaacagttccaggttgtgttcatctttgacggtctggatgagtgtcgacttcctctggacttccacagcaaggagcGCCTGACTaatgctacagagcccacctcagtggatgtgctgctgacaaacctcatcaggggggagctgcttccctctgctcgcctctggataaccacacgacctgcagcggccaatcagatccctgctggctgtgttggcatggtgacagaggtcagagggttcactgacccacagaaggaggagtacttcaggaagagattcagagatgaggagcaggccagcaggatcatctcccacatccagacatcacgaagcctccacatcatgtgccacatcccggtcttctgctggatcactgctacagttctggaggatgtgttggacaccagagagggagcagagctgcccagcaccctgactgagatgtacatccacttcctggtggttcaggccaaagtgaagaagctcaagtatgatggaggagctgagacagatccacactggagtccagagagcaggaagatgattgagtctctgggaaaactggcttttgagcagctgcagaaaggaaacctgatcttctatgaatcagacctgacagagtgtggcatcgatatctcagcagcctcagtgtactcaggagtgttcacacagatctttagagaggagagagggctgtaccaggagaaggtgttctgcttcatccatctgagtgttcaggagtttctggctgctcttcatgtgcatctgaccttcatcaactctggactcaacctgatgggaaaaaatgaaaaatccaaGAGGCCTAAAGTACTTGATCTgaattatctcaatcaatgtgcTGTGAACAGGGCCTTAAagagtccaaatggacacctggacctgttcctccgcttcctcctgggtctttccctgcagaccaatcagaagctcctacgaggcctgctgacacagacaggaagtagctcacagaccaatcaggaaacagtccgttacatcaagaagaagatcagtgataatctgtctgcagagagaagcatcaatctgttccactgtctgaatgaactgaatgatcgttctctggtggaggagatccaacaggccctgagttcaggaagtctctccacagataaactgtctcctgctcagtggtcagctctggtcttcatcttactgtcatcaggaaaacatctggatgtgtttgacctgaagaagtactctgcttcagaggaggctcttctgaggctgctgccagtggtcaaagcctccaacaaagctct ACTGAGCAGCTGTATCCTCTCAGCTGAAGGATGTGCAGctgtgtcctcagctctcagctcccagtcctccagcctgacagaactgggccTGAGTATCTACggctcaggagtgaagcagctgtctgatggactgcagagtcctcactgtaacctggaagctctcag gctgagcgtctgtaacctctcagatgaaggatgtgcagctgtgtcctcagctctcagctcccagtcctccagcctgacacaactggacctgagtaacaacaacctgcaggattcaggggtgaagcaggtgtctgctggcctgcagagtccaaactgcagactggaaactctcag cctgtcaggctgtctgatcacagaggaaggctgtgcttctctggctgaagctgtgacctccaacccctcccatctgagagagctggacctgagctacaaccatccaggagcctcaggagagaagctgctgagggctgcactgaaggatccacacacactcag ggtggagcctgctggagaacgatggctgacaccagggctgaggaagt attcctgccaactcacaattgacacaaacacagtgaacagagacctgaaactgtctgacaacaacaggaaggtgacacatgtggaggttcagtcatatcctgatcatccagacaggtttgGTGGCTGTcttcagctgctgtgtagaaatgttctgactggtcgctgttactgggaggtcgagtggagaaGAGGAGTttatatatcagtgagttacagaggaatcagcaggagaggaggaggcagagactgtgtgtttggatggaatgatcagtcctggagtctgatctgctctgatggaggtaaatACTCTGTTTGTcacaataacagaagaacacccatctcctcctcctcctcctcctcctcctcctcctctgtctctaacagagcagcagtgtatgtggaccgtcctgctggcactctgtccttctacagagtctcctctgacacactgatccacctccacaccttcagcaccacattcactgaagaacctctgcatcctggatttgGATCCTGGTCACCTGGttcctggttgtctctgtgctga